Part of the Subtercola frigoramans genome, ACGGGCAGCGGCGACCACGTCGACCGGTCCACCTCCACCCAGGAGCCGAGCGGCAGCACGCGCGCGAGGTTCGCGGCGATTCCGCCACCGGTGACATGGCTGATCGAGTGGATGGCTGCCGCTGCGGCTGCACCCCGGTCGGCGGGGCCCGGCGCGCCATCGAAGCCCTGGGGCCCGGCGCTGCCGAGCAACCGCAGCAGCGGAAGCGTGTAGAGCCGGGTCGGCTCGAGCAGGGCCTCACCGACGATGCCGCCGAGTTCGGCCGAGACGGAGGTGTACGACACCGAGGCTCCGGCGAGAATGTGCCGCACCAGCGAGAATCCGTTGGAGTGCAGCCCCGACGACTCGAGCGCGAGAACCACGTCGCCGTCGGCGACGCGCTCGGGGCCGAGCAGGGCATCCGCTTCGACGACGCCTGTTGCAGCGCCCGCGACGTCGTAGTCGTCGGGCCCCAGGAGCCCTGGATGCTCGGCCGTCTCTCCGCCGATGAGTGCTGTGCCGGTGTCGGCGCAGGCCCGGGCGATACCCGCGACGATGTCGGCGATGCGCGAGGGCACAACCTTGCCGCACGCGATGTAGTCGGTCATGAAGAGCGGTTTCGCGCCGACCACGACGATGTCGTCGACGACCATGCCCACCAGGTCCTGCCCGATCGTGTCGTGCTTGTCGAGGGCCTGGGCAATGGCGACCTTCGTGCCGACGCCGTCGGTCGAGGTCGCGAGCAGCGGGCGGGTGTACGCCTTGAGCGGCGAGACGTCGAACATGCCCGCGAAGCCACCGAAGCCACCGAAGACGTTGGGCCCGTGCGTGCGCGAGACGGCCGCCTTCATCAGTTCGACCGCGAGGTCACCGGCTGCCGTGTCAACGCCGGCCGCGGCGTAGCTGTTCGTCATGCGCCCATTCTCCCAGACTCTCGCCGACCGCTGGTTGAGTAGCGGCGAAGCCGCGTATCGAAACCCGGAAACAAGGGTTCGCCAGAGGGGGGTTTCGATACGGCACTGAGCGCCTACTCAACCAGCGAAGGGGCCGCCGCAGAAGCGAGCGCCGATAGAATGGGGAACGGCCCGTTTTCTCTACCGTCTGGAGCCCAGCCTCAGCATGTGCGGCATCGTTGGCATCGTCTCGTCTGAACCCGTCAATCAACTCGTCTACGACTCACTGTTGCTTCTGCAGCACCGCGGGCAGGATTCGACCGGGATCGCCACGGCCGAGCGCGACATCTTTCACATCATCAAGGCCAAGGGCCAGGTGCGTGAAGCCTTCCGTACCCGCGACATGCGCTCGCTGCTCGGCACGATGGGCCTCGGGCACGTGCGCTACGCCACCAAGGGCAATGCGTCGAGCGAGCAGGAGGCGCAACCGTTCTACGTGAACGCCCCTTACGGCATCATCCTCGTGCACAACGGCAACCTCACCAACACCCGTGAGCTGACGCAAGAGCTGTTCCACATCGACCGCCGGCACCTCAACACCGATTCAGACACCGAACTGCTGCTGAACATCCTCGCCCACGAACTGCAGAGCCAGGTCTCCGGGCTCGACCTCGAGCCCGACGATGTGTTCTCGGCCGTCGAGCGCGTGCACGAGCGTGTCGAGGGGTCGTACGCCACCATCGCCATGATCGCCGGCCACGGGCTGCTCGCCTTTCGCGACCCTTTCGGCATCCGCCCGCTCACCCTCGGCAAGCGCGTGCTCGAATCGGGCCGCGACGAATGGGTCGTGGCATCCGAATCCCTCGTCATGGAGTCCCTGGGCTACGAGATCGTGCGCGATGTACGGCCAGGCGAAGCCGTCTTCATCACGATGAACGGCGAGATGTACTCGAAGCAGTGCGCACCGGATGCCCGGCTCATCCCCTGCTCGTTCGAGTTCGTCTATCTGGCCCGCCCCGACTCGGTGCTCTCGGGTATCTCGGTGTACGAGGCTCGGCTGCGCCTCGGCAACCGCCTCGCCGACACTGTCGCACAGTGGACCCCGTCGGGCGACATCGACGTGGTCATGCCCATCCC contains:
- the purM gene encoding phosphoribosylformylglycinamidine cyclo-ligase, which codes for MTNSYAAAGVDTAAGDLAVELMKAAVSRTHGPNVFGGFGGFAGMFDVSPLKAYTRPLLATSTDGVGTKVAIAQALDKHDTIGQDLVGMVVDDIVVVGAKPLFMTDYIACGKVVPSRIADIVAGIARACADTGTALIGGETAEHPGLLGPDDYDVAGAATGVVEADALLGPERVADGDVVLALESSGLHSNGFSLVRHILAGASVSYTSVSAELGGIVGEALLEPTRLYTLPLLRLLGSAGPQGFDGAPGPADRGAAAAAAIHSISHVTGGGIAANLARVLPLGSWVEVDRSTWSPLPVFRVLGDLAGSTLESAEGTWNLGIGMILVVDPGAAAAITAALECDGIHTWQVGVVSTAARDFTGFEQGAKGVDGGAVRLVGAYAD
- the purF gene encoding amidophosphoribosyltransferase, producing the protein MCGIVGIVSSEPVNQLVYDSLLLLQHRGQDSTGIATAERDIFHIIKAKGQVREAFRTRDMRSLLGTMGLGHVRYATKGNASSEQEAQPFYVNAPYGIILVHNGNLTNTRELTQELFHIDRRHLNTDSDTELLLNILAHELQSQVSGLDLEPDDVFSAVERVHERVEGSYATIAMIAGHGLLAFRDPFGIRPLTLGKRVLESGRDEWVVASESLVMESLGYEIVRDVRPGEAVFITMNGEMYSKQCAPDARLIPCSFEFVYLARPDSVLSGISVYEARLRLGNRLADTVAQWTPSGDIDVVMPIPDSSRPAAMQVAQKLGIEYREGFYKNRYVGRTFIMPGQAVRKKSVRQKLNAMSTEFKGKNVLIVDDSIVRGTTSKEIVDMARQAGANKVTFASAAPPVRFPHVYGINMPSRDELVAHNRKIPEIAAYMGADHLIYQEVADMEAAIIEGSAVTGLEMSCFTGNYVTGTVSPEYLSWVERTQNS